A single window of Hymenobacter sp. APR13 DNA harbors:
- a CDS encoding ABC transporter substrate-binding protein, with protein sequence MKKYLFPILALLSACNPTDKAREPQQVLTQTWPQIEAAAKGQTVSMLMWMGDPLINRYMSTYVKPELQRRYGIELEIAAGQGAQLVQTLAAELQAGQPSEADMVWINGETFYQLRQVDALLGPFVDKLPNARLLDMQNPFINTDFQQPVAGMEAPWGNVQFNFIYDSARVARPPRSFAELPAFVQAHPGQFTIPNEFTGMTLLKSWMIALSGKPELFRGKFDEGVYRKWSGALWRQINASRPYFWKQGQTFPEQLAPLHQLFANGEVAFTFSNNDAEVDNKVNQKVFPATARAYVPLPGTIQNSHYLGVVRGARHPEAALVAINFLLSPEAQLRKMDPNVWGDHTVLNLQALPAAQRQQFEQLPSRRYAPRRQNIQGQAIMEPDPEYMTRLFKDFRTYVIEKQPVPAG encoded by the coding sequence ATGAAAAAATACCTTTTCCCTATCCTCGCCCTGCTCTCCGCCTGCAACCCCACCGACAAGGCGCGGGAGCCACAGCAGGTGCTCACCCAAACCTGGCCGCAGATAGAGGCGGCCGCCAAAGGCCAGACCGTGAGCATGCTGATGTGGATGGGCGACCCGCTCATCAACCGCTACATGAGCACCTACGTGAAGCCCGAGCTGCAGCGGCGCTACGGCATCGAGCTGGAAATTGCGGCCGGCCAGGGTGCGCAACTGGTTCAGACGCTGGCCGCCGAGCTGCAGGCCGGGCAGCCCAGTGAGGCCGATATGGTCTGGATCAACGGCGAGACGTTTTACCAGCTGCGGCAGGTGGATGCCCTGCTGGGGCCCTTCGTGGACAAGCTGCCGAACGCCCGGCTGCTGGATATGCAGAACCCGTTCATCAACACCGATTTTCAGCAGCCGGTGGCGGGCATGGAAGCGCCCTGGGGCAACGTGCAGTTCAACTTCATCTACGACTCGGCGCGGGTGGCGCGGCCGCCCCGCTCGTTTGCCGAGCTGCCAGCCTTCGTGCAGGCCCACCCCGGCCAGTTCACCATCCCGAACGAATTCACGGGCATGACGCTGCTCAAGTCGTGGATGATAGCGCTGTCGGGCAAGCCGGAGCTGTTCCGGGGCAAGTTTGATGAGGGTGTGTACCGGAAGTGGTCGGGCGCGCTGTGGCGGCAGATCAACGCCAGCCGGCCGTATTTCTGGAAGCAGGGCCAGACGTTTCCGGAGCAGCTGGCGCCGCTGCACCAGCTGTTTGCCAACGGCGAGGTAGCCTTCACGTTTTCCAACAACGACGCCGAGGTGGACAACAAGGTCAACCAGAAGGTGTTTCCGGCCACGGCCCGTGCCTACGTGCCGCTGCCGGGCACCATCCAGAACTCGCACTACCTGGGCGTGGTGCGCGGCGCCCGCCACCCCGAGGCGGCGCTGGTGGCCATCAACTTCCTGCTTTCGCCGGAAGCCCAACTGCGCAAAATGGACCCCAACGTGTGGGGCGACCATACCGTGCTGAATCTGCAGGCGCTGCCCGCGGCGCAGCGGCAGCAGTTTGAGCAGCTACCTTCGCGCCGCTACGCGCCCCGCCGCCAGAACATCCAGGGTCAGGCCATCATGGAGCCCGACCCGGAGTACATGACCCGCCTGTTCAAGGACTTCCGCACCTACGTTATCGAAAAGCAGCCCGTTCCGGCCGGATAG